The sequence GCAGCCCCCGCCTGCCGCCCATGCCCCGGCCCTGTCCCCGCAGCGCCCGGCCCCATGGACCGGCCCGGCCCGGGCTCGGGCCGCAGCTTCCCGGCGCTGATCCGCAAGAAGCGGGACGGGGAGACGCTGCGGGATGAGGAGATTCGCGACTTCGTCCGGGCCGTGACCCGCGGGGGGCTCCAGGAGGGGCAGATGGGTGAGATGGGCCGGGCACCCCCAGAGCCGACCCGGGGACCTCGGCGGGGGCGGGCGCGAGGGTcccggggggatgggggaagggggtacgtcctggggagatgggggcccagggggcaggggggtccGGGGGCGATGGGGAACAGGGGTTAGGTCCTGGGGGGATGTAGGACCCAGGGGGAAGGcaggtcctgggggtgggggatgcaggGGGCAGGTGGATTCTGGAGAGATGGGGATTAGGTCCTGgggggatggggaacagaggggaCAGGCAAGtccagaggggagggggacaggggttAGGTCTTGAGGGTATGGGGGACCCAGGGGGCAGGCGGGTCCTTggagggatggggaacaggggttaggtcctgggggtgggggatgcaggGAGCAGGTGGGTCCTGGAGAGATGGGGATTAGGTCCTGGGGGAACAGGGGACACAGAGGGCAGGCAGGTCCCTGGCAGGATGGGGACCAGGGGTTAGGTCCTGGGGAGATGGGGGACCCAGAGGGCAGCACACCTGGTGACCTTGCATGTCCCATTTCCCTGGGGGGTGAGGACCTCTGAGGATCTCTGCTCTGAGCTGAGAAATGGGCTCCCAGACTAAGTTGGACGTGGATCCTAGGGGAGCCCCGTCTGCTTTGGCCCCGATGCAGAGATGGGCTGgttctgcccagggcaggaggcCCTAAAGTGCCCGGAGTTAATTGCTCCCCTGGGTGGGGATAGGGTGGGGAGAGCCCACCCCAGGGGCTGTGACTCCCGcccatcccctcctctccccacaacaCACCCCAGCCTGCCCATTCCCAGACCTGTGCGACCCTGGACCATCACACCCTGCCCAGTCCCCATCAGTGCAGGTACTGCGCATCCCCCCGAGCTCTGCTTCCAACCCCCGGTACTCAGCCCTGGCTCTGTCCCCCAGGGGCCATGCTGATGGCCATCCGGCTGCGGGGCATGGATCCGGACGAGACGCTGACTCTGACCCGGGAGATGGTGGTGTCGGGAAGGGTCCTGGAGTGGCCTGACAGCTGGCAGAGGCTCCTGGTTGACAAACACTCCACAGGGGGCGTGGGAGACAAGGTCAGCctgcccctggccccggccctggcTGCCTGCGGCTGCAAGGTAAGTGCCAAGGCCCGGCAGCCTCTGCTCCCTGCGCAGAGGCCTGAGTGGGGCCCGGGGGTTCATGGCAACCCCACGCACCTGCCCGGGTCCCCATAGCCATGCCTAGAAGGGTGGAGATGAAGGCGGGTGTGCTGGGAACCAAGAGAGGCCTGTGTCTCCCAGCAGGTGGGGCTGGCAGCGTGGTAGTGGGTACACCCAGgtgccctgctgctggcctgggtctGCCATTGCACAGCTGCCAGCAGAGATGGGTGCCCTGGCAGAGCCTCTGCCTGGTGTGGGTTCCCTTTGGCACCAAGGAAAGGGGCTCATCCCTCCCCATCTCTCCTGCCCGGCTGCCTCTCACCAGGGCCTGTGGCTTTTTCCTCCCCTGCCAGGTGCCCATGATCAGTGGCCGGGGTCTGGGCCATACTGGGGGCACGCTGGACAAGCTGGAGTCCGTGCCAGGGTTCAACATCTCTCAGAGCTCCGAGCAGGTGAGGGGGCCGCCGCAGGGGCTGGGTCCGTGCCAGGGGAGGGAGACCCGAGGGCCTGCCTGGTATTGTGCTGCCCGCAATCTGGTGCCCCATGCCTCTGGGACAATGGGAGGGGGCACAGAGCAAGCATCCATAGGGGCTCAGCCCATGAAAGGGGTGTCTGATGGAGGCAGGGGGAGAGCCAGTCAGTGCCTTGGCGCTCCCCTCATCCAGGCTTCTCCCTGAGCCCCTCAGACAGCTGGGCATCCTGCGCCCAGTGCCTCTGCCCATCACCAGGGGCGGGCATCCGGGCTCTGCCCACCTCCTGGCACATGCCAGCTGCTTTGCACTCGGCTGTTGCCCAGAAAGGGCCCTGCTGGGGTAACTGGCCGCACCTGGCTTTGGGGGGTGCTTGGTGACAGCCCCTCCCCGCTGCTGCAGATGAGGAGCATCCTGGAATGTGTGGGGTGCTGCATTGTGGGGCAAAGCGAGGATCTGGTCCCAGCAGACAAGGTGCTCTACGGCCTGCGGGACGTCACGGCCACCGTCGACAGCCTGCCCCTCATCACAGGTACCACAGCAACTGCCCCCACCCTGACGCCTGGCTGCCTCCCCCGGGGCCTTTGCAGGGGGCAGAGGAAAGTGGGGTGGCCCCGATGGGGCAGGCGTCCCTGGAATCTACACTGTGGCTGCCCCCTTGGGGTGGCAGAGCCCGCAAGCCACAGTGGGAGCCAGCGCTCTTCACCCAGTCAGCGATGTCTGAGATCCAGGGGGGACTGGGAATGGTGAGGACCGTGGGGGGCCCAGGAGGCTGCCCGTTGGGCTGGAAGACCCACGTTCAGAGAGAAGAGAGCTGACCTCTCACCCCAAAGTCCAGCCCCCATCAGCCCTGGTGTGAACTCCTTCCCCTTGGGCTGGCTCAGACCAAAGAGCTCACCCCTTGTGCCGTGCGTGGCGTCGCTGCCCAGCAGCGGGTCGGCCAGCGGAGGGTGCCAGGGGACTCGCAGGAGGGGAGACGGTCGGTGGGAGCCAGAGAGCAGAAATCAAGGCAGGGCGTGGCAGCAGCGCCCTGCCCCAGCAATGGAGGTGCCCAGGCCTCCCCATCTCTGAGCCGGCTCCCCCTGACTCTGCAGCTTCCATTCTGAGCAAGAAGGCAGCAGAGAAGGTCTCGGCCCTGGTGCTGGACGTGAAGTTTGGCAGCGCTGCCCTCTACACCAGCCTGGAGAGCGCCCGGACCCTGGCCCAGAGCCTGGTGAGCGCCCAGACCCGCCAACCCTGGGACAGGGGGCACagccatccccacccaccccaggagCCCCGAGTGGCCAGACCTCCTCCCTACTCTGCTTGCAGGAGCCTCCTGTCCGCCCACAATCCCTGTGCTGACTGGCCTCCCCGGCCCTCTCCCTATGGGGCTAGAGGCCTCCTGCAGGTCCCTGACACCGGGAGCCACGCCCCGTTCCCATGCCCGTGCCACAGGGGCGGGCGACCTGTGCTCTGGCACAAGGGGAGCCGGGATGTGCCCGTCACTCCAAGACAACCCCCAGAGAAAGGTCTGTTCTTCCCGGGGAGCCGAGTCTGCCATGTGCAGCAGGGtgaggccaggccaggccgggcagggcaggaagggaggggtGCTGGGACCGTCAGCCAGCTGCACGGTCTGCAGCCCCCGTGAGATGGTGATGCAGGGTGGGAGCTGCCCCCCGTCCTCTGGGGGGAAGCCAGGCTCCTGTCCCCAGGCCCAGCTGTCCCAAACACTCTcggcccctccctcccatccctgcaGGTGTCGGTGGGcagccagctggggatctgcacGGTGGCCATGCTCAGCAAGATGGATGGGCCCCTGGGCCAGCGCGTGGGCCACTCCCTGGAGGTGCTGGAGGCCCTGCAGTGCCTGGAGGGCCGGGGGCCGGCGGATCTGCACCAGCTGGTCACCACGCtaggtgtggggagctcaggaaTTGCAGTGCTGGGGGAGACAACAGCTGCCTGAGGGTTAATGCCATGAAGTTTATCAGGGTCAGACTGCGGCTCCGAGGCCCCCCCACAGCCGGAGCCGGGTCAGTGAGATGCGCGGGCCGTGTGAGGAGCCGACGTGGAGGCGCTCGAGTGAACCTCCACACAGAGCGGCCACCTCCTAGCGCCAGCCCTttgtcccctcctgcccctggccAGGCTACAGTCATATCCCCCCGCACCCGTGAGGAGAAGTGGGGGGCGGAGGCCAGTAGCTGAGAGCGGCTATGGCCATTGGGCTCCCCGTCACAGCAAGGTGACTGGGTGGAACGGGGCCCGTGGGCAAGCCTGGGGGCAGGGCGTGTCGGGGACGACGGGACGAGGAGCAGCACCTTGGGGCAGAGGGGCGGGaagggggtgcgggagggaggggggtctcCGTGGGCAGGAGCGAGACCCCAGCCCGTCTCTCCCTGCGCAGGGGGCTGTCTGCTGTGGCAGTGCGGGGAGGCCGGCTCAGTGGGGCAGGGCGCTGCCCGCATCGCAGCCACGCTGGCCGATGGCTCGGCGCTGGGGAAGTTCCAGGCCATGCTGCAGGCCCAGGGGGTGGAGGCCGGCGTGGCCCGGGCCCTGTGCACAGGAACGGAGGAGCAGCGCTACCAGGTGCTCGGCCGGGCTCGGGCCCAGGAGGAGCTGCCCGCGGCCCAGGACGGTAAGCGGGGGCGGGCAACGAgggtggggcagccccagcctgcagggGGAGCTGCTCTCTGCCCCTCATCGCAATAGGAACCAAGGGAGCcggtgctggggagaggagcccaggctagtgcccCCCGCCTTGGCCCAGAGGGACACCCTTGGGCAAGAGGGGAGGGCAGGCCAGTGAGGTAGGCAGCTTGTGCTGCCTCCCGCACCTCCATGTCCCCAGACTCCCGCCACCATCCCCACATCTGGGCTCCCTGTGACCCCAGCTCGCAGGCTGGTCTGGTGCCTCTGTAACTGCTGGCCCGTCTCCACCCTTCTCCCCAGGCACAGTGCAGCGGGTCGAGGCCCTGCCCATCGCCCTGGTGCTGCATGAGCTGGGCGCCGGCCGCACCCAGAAGGGGCAGCCCATCAACCACCTTGTGGGGGCCGAGCTGCTGGTGACGGTGGGGCAGCGTGTGGCTAAAGGTAAGAGCCAAGCGCGCCCTGCCCAGGGCGCCACATGCAGGGCtctccaaccaccccctgctctgcgctGCCTGCCCTGGGGTCTGCTGCTGGGGCCAGACAAGGGGGCAGAGTCCGGCCAAGACTTCTgtctatcttagggttttattCTGCTGCCCATTCCCATAGTATCTGACCTGCTCTGGGGCACCCATCCCGAGCTGCGCCCAAGTGCCCTTTGCCTGGCAGTTATTCTGCAGCTGGCACTGCCAGTTCAGTAGTCCAGAGCCTGGGGGCTCACTTGGGTTCCCTTTGCCTGGGTGTAGGTGACACTTCTGGACtgagggcccctgggctggagacTGGCTTGAGGAGGGGGGAGACACCTGGCACTACCCCCCACCAAACTGCAAACGGGGTAACTGGCTGGGATTAGAGCAGGTGGAGGGAATGGTAGGGACTCGTGAGGAGGGGTGCCCACTTGGAGAGCCCCGACCAGCCCATGACTTCTGAGACCCCAAGAAGACCTGGGACGcgcctgcctcccctcccttggGTTAGGAACCAGCTGGTTCTACTTTGGGTCCTGTTTTGATCCCATCTCTGCCCAGGAAACGAAGCCCTTGCTGCCCATCCCAGCCCCGGCAGGTGCACCCCAAgagccccgctccctcccagtgctGTCCTTCCCCACACCCAGCAGGGGGTGACAAGCgtctcagcccctgccccccatctctgtAGGTTCACCCTGGATCCGGATTCACTACGACACCCCGGAGCTCAGCAACGATCAGAGACAgaccctgcagggggcgctggtCCTGGCAGGCTCGGAGCCCTTCCTGCCCAGCTGCAAGGTCGCAGAGGTCGTCCTGCCACAGGGCAGCCGGTCACTGGAGGAGCTGACAGAGGAGCAGGGCTTGGGGAGCAGCCaggaactgctctgctctgcctgaaGGGAGGGATCCCCtgccagctggctccccacagccccatgcagccGCTGCCCCCATGGACCCTCTGCCTCCTGGACAGTGCAACTCGCCACCACCCTTCAGCCCCAcggccagcccctgccagcaTTAACGACTGGGCAATAAAGCGTCTTGCTCTGCTACCCCCCAGTGGCCATTTGTGGTAACAGCCTgtccctccccctctgctgcACATCAGCCAGGTGGTTTGGGCTGGGCCGGACACTTGGCTCTAGGGGTGCTGCCCCCTAGAACGACCCAGCCCGCCCGTCCTGTCACTGGCACCCTCGGGTGTCGGCCTTGCCACCATGACTCAGGCAGGCCGCTCACGTCGGGCTGCCGCAAGCTGCCGTTCTGCCCTCGCCCCCCCGTGGGGACAAAGCGGCTTCCGCCAGCGACTCCGTTCGACACCCTCCTCGGCCGCGGGCGGCCTGCACTGGGGTGTTCAACGGGCCACTCCTGGCAAGGGCCCACCCCGGGTCTCTCGACGTGCGTGCAGCCCTCCCACTAGGGGTCACGTGCTGGGGCTGGATCTGGCACCCCCAAGTTTGGGGGAGCCAGGAGGGGCATCCCCAGCCAGGGCTGCCCCCCATGCCCATCATagccccctggctggggaggggctctgCAGGGTCACGGGAGACACGCCCAGCAGGGAGCTCTGCAGGAGGGGGGACACCCCCAGATGGGGGCACCAATTGGGGGGCTCtatggggagggggacacccccaATAGGGGGCTTTGCAGGGGGGCACCCCCAATCTGGGGGCTCCATGGAGGGAGGACACCCCCAGTAGGGGGCTttgcaggagggaggggacacCCCTAgatgggggttctgtgtggggagggggcacctcCCGTAGGGGGGTCTGCAGGAGGAGGGACACCCCTAGatgagggttctgtgtggggaaTGGGGAATTGGGGAGcacggggggcagggggacaccccCAGTAGAGGGTTCTGTCGGGGGAGGGGGTCGAGCCCTCGCAGCCCCGCGCGCGCCCAGCGCTGTGcgggcagcgccccctgctgccggCAGGCGGGTATTACACATGAGCCGCGGAGCCCAGAGCGCAGGCGCAGAGTTAGCGTCCGGGCGGGGCCCGAGTGCCCGCGCTctgagaaggggaggggggctgtacAACCGCGCATGCGTTGGGCGGGGCCCTGGGTGCGCGTGTTGGCGTTGGGGGATTCGGCATGGCACTTCCTGGTCTGGGCGCGCCCCGCCCCCGCACGCGCTCGGAGCGAATCTGCCGATGGAGAGAGACCACGGCGCTGCCGCCAGGTGGGAGGAGGGAACtcggggccgggctggcggggggctgcgggtcgggagtggggggcaccggcagagctggggggggggccgggctggcggggggctgcgggtcgggagtggggggcaccggcagggctgggggggccgggctggcggggggctgcgagtcgggagtggggggcaccggcagggctgggggggccgggctggcggggggctgcgggtcgggagtggggggcaccggcagggctggggggggggccgggctggcggggggctgcgggtcgggagtggggggcaccggcagagctgggggggccgggctggcggggggctgcgggtcgggagtggggggcaccggcagagctggggggggggccgggctggcggggggctgcgggtcgggagtggggggcaccggcagggctgggggggccgggctggcggggggctgcgagtcgggagtggggggcaccggcagggctggggggccgggctggcggggggctgcgggtcgggagtggggggcaccggcagggctgggggggggccgggctggcggggggctgcgggtcgggagtggggggcaccggcagagctgggggggccgggctggcggggggctgcgggtcgggagtggggggcaccggcagagctgggggggccgggctggcggggggctgcgggtcgggagtggggggcaccggcagggctggggggggggccgggctggcggggggctgcgggtcgggagtggggggcaccggcagggctgggggggccgggctggcggggggctgcgggtcgggagtggggggcaccggcagggctggggggggggccgggctggcggggggctgcgggtcgggagtggggggcaccggcagggctgggggggccgggctggcggggggctgcgagtcgggagtggggggcaccggcagggctggggggggggccgggctggcggggggctgcgggtcgggagtggggggcaccggcagagctgggggggccgggctggcggggggctgcgagtcgggagtggggggcaccggcagggctggggggggggccgggctggcggggggctgcgggtcgggagtggggggcaccggcagagctgggggggccgggctggcggggggctgcgggtcgggagtggggggcaccggcagagctggggggggggccgggctggcggggggctgcgggtcgggagtggggggcaccggcagggctgggggggccgggctggcggggggctgcgagtcgggagtggggggcaccggcagggctgggggggccgggctggcggggggctgcgggtcgggagtggggggcaccggcagggctggggggggggccgggctggcggggggctgcgggtcgggagtggggggcaccggcagagctgggggggccgggctggcggggggctgcgggtcgggagtggggggcaccggcagagctgggggggccgggctggcggggggctgcgggtcgggagtggggggcaccggcagggctggggggggggccgggctggcggggggctgcgggtcgggagtggggggcaccggcagggctggggggggggccgggctggcggggggctgcgggtcgggagtggggggcaccggcagggctgggggggccgggctggcggggggctgcgagtcgggagtggggggcaccggcagggctggggggggggccgggctggcggggggctgcgggtcgggagtggggggcaccggcagagctgggggggccgggctggcggggggctgcgagtcgggagtggggggcacaggcagggctgggggggccgggctggcggggggctgcgagtcgggagtggggggcaccggcagagctgggggggggccgggctggcggggggctgcgagtcgggagtggggggcaccggcagagctggggggggggctgggctggcggggggctgcggctcgggagtggggggcaccggcagagctgggggggccgggctggcggggggctgcggctcgggagtggggggcaccggcagagctgggggggggctgggctggcggggggctgcggctcgggagtgggggggcaccggcagagctgggggggccgggctggcggggggctgcgggtcgggagtggggggcaccggcagagctgggggggccgggctggcggggggctgcgggtcgggagtggggggcaccggcagggctgggggggggccgggctggcggggggctgcgggtcgggagtggggggcaccggcagagctgggggggccgggctggcggggggctgcgagtcgggagtggggggcaccggcagggctgggggggccgggctggcggggggctgcgggtcgggagtggggggcaccggcagggctggggggggggccgggctggcggggggctgcgggtcgggagtggggggcaccggcagggctgggggggccgggctggcggggggctgcgagtcgggagtggggggcaccggcagagctgggggggccgggctggcggggggctgcgggtcgggagtggggggcaccggcagggctggggggggggccgggctggcggggggctgcgggtcgggagtggggggcaccggcagagctgggggggccgggctggcggggggctgcgagtcgggagtggggggcactggcagggctgggggggccgggctggcggggggctgcgagtcgggagtggggggcaccggcagagctggggggggccgggctggcggggggctgcgagtcgggagtggggggcaccggcagagctgggggggggctgggctggcggggggctgcggctcgggagtggggggcaccggcagagctgggggggccgggctggcggggggctgcggctcgggagtggggggcaccggcagagctggggggggggctgggctggcggggggctgcggctcgggagtggggggcaccggcagagctgggggggccgggctggcagggggctgcgggtcgggagtggggggcaccggcagagctgggggggccgggctggcggggggctgcgggtcgggagtggggggcaccggcagggctgggggggggggcgggctggcggggggctgcgagtcgggagtggggggcaccggcagagctgggggggggccgggctggcggggggctgcgagtcgggagtggggggcaccggcagagctgggggggggccgggctggcggggggctgcggctcgggagtggggggcaccggcagagctgggggggccgggctggcggggggctgcggctcgggagtggggggcaccggcagagctgggggggccgggctggccgggggctgcgagtcgggagtggggggtaccggcagagctgggggagtgtGGGGCTGGTGtaccagggggctgtggggcatcggcagcgctggggggagcccagggctgcaatGGGAGGGGCGTGGCTGGAAGGCCGGAGCCAGGTCCATCCGCACAGAGCTGAGGG is a genomic window of Natator depressus isolate rNatDep1 chromosome 1, rNatDep2.hap1, whole genome shotgun sequence containing:
- the TYMP gene encoding thymidine phosphorylase, with amino-acid sequence MDRPGPGSGRSFPALIRKKRDGETLRDEEIRDFVRAVTRGGLQEGQMGAMLMAIRLRGMDPDETLTLTREMVVSGRVLEWPDSWQRLLVDKHSTGGVGDKVSLPLAPALAACGCKVPMISGRGLGHTGGTLDKLESVPGFNISQSSEQMRSILECVGCCIVGQSEDLVPADKVLYGLRDVTATVDSLPLITASILSKKAAEKVSALVLDVKFGSAALYTSLESARTLAQSLVSVGSQLGICTVAMLSKMDGPLGQRVGHSLEVLEALQCLEGRGPADLHQLVTTLGGCLLWQCGEAGSVGQGAARIAATLADGSALGKFQAMLQAQGVEAGVARALCTGTEEQRYQVLGRARAQEELPAAQDGTVQRVEALPIALVLHELGAGRTQKGQPINHLVGAELLVTVGQRVAKGSPWIRIHYDTPELSNDQRQTLQGALVLAGSEPFLPSCKVAEVVLPQGSRSLEELTEEQGLGSSQELLCSA